One Mesorhizobium sp. J428 DNA segment encodes these proteins:
- a CDS encoding terminase small subunit, producing MQTGELTQSEIEDLVARHPLPEGVGDVVLNRDELAEALDVSSNTVTAWINAGMPVQQAGGNGKPYEFRLAHCHAWNQARKADEDLRTASARQAIAAMRLALVGGSSGQSIEALDPKQRREIIAAQIEDERFAAQRRQLMRRDDVRELTESLMMLVRDTMESAPDRVERVEAMPPKAVDAFVDVCDELLEEFARRIANFWDVNRENRAPVKRDLFDA from the coding sequence ATGCAGACCGGTGAGCTGACGCAGTCCGAGATCGAGGATCTTGTCGCGCGCCATCCGCTGCCGGAGGGTGTCGGCGACGTCGTGCTGAATCGCGATGAACTCGCCGAAGCGCTCGACGTCTCGTCGAACACGGTCACGGCCTGGATCAACGCCGGGATGCCGGTGCAGCAGGCCGGCGGCAACGGCAAGCCCTACGAGTTCCGGCTGGCGCACTGCCATGCCTGGAACCAGGCGCGCAAGGCCGACGAGGACCTCCGCACAGCGAGCGCGCGCCAAGCCATCGCGGCGATGCGTCTGGCGCTGGTTGGCGGGTCTAGCGGCCAGTCGATCGAAGCGCTGGATCCGAAGCAGCGGCGCGAGATCATCGCCGCGCAGATCGAGGACGAGCGCTTCGCCGCGCAGCGCCGGCAGTTGATGCGCCGAGACGACGTGCGCGAGCTGACCGAGAGCCTGATGATGCTGGTGCGCGACACCATGGAGAGCGCGCCCGACCGCGTCGAGCGTGTCGAGGCGATGCCGCCCAAGGCGGTCGACGCCTTCGTGGACGTCTGCGACGAACTGCTCGAGGAGTTCGCGCGCCGCATCGCCAACTTCTGGGACGTCAACCGGGAAAACCGGGCGCCGGTGAAGCGGGACCTGTTCGATGCTTGA